In the genome of Chryseobacterium arthrosphaerae, one region contains:
- a CDS encoding lactonase family protein: protein MLISIPLFFSPDFNYVFLPDLGADKIRAYRFNAEKNEPLQPAEIPFIQAALGSGPRHLTFHPNGKFAYCIEEMGGAVSAYAYGNGTLENIQRISTHSDDHKENFESSDVHISPDGRFLYASNRGDENNIAIFAIQNNGTLKTVGYQPTGGKHPRVFAIDSTGKFVITTNAVSGTATVFRRNAENGLLKRAGGKVRMVGVSSVQIRKY, encoded by the coding sequence GTGCTCATATCCATTCCACTGTTTTTTTCACCCGATTTCAACTATGTTTTTCTACCCGACCTGGGAGCGGATAAGATCAGAGCCTACCGGTTTAATGCTGAAAAAAACGAACCGTTACAGCCTGCAGAAATCCCTTTTATACAGGCTGCCTTAGGAAGCGGCCCGAGGCACCTCACTTTTCATCCTAACGGTAAGTTTGCCTATTGTATTGAAGAAATGGGAGGAGCCGTGAGTGCTTATGCCTATGGGAACGGCACCCTGGAGAATATTCAGAGAATAAGTACCCATTCTGATGACCATAAAGAAAATTTTGAAAGCTCAGATGTCCATATTTCTCCTGACGGACGCTTTTTGTATGCATCAAACCGGGGTGATGAAAACAATATTGCGATTTTTGCCATTCAGAACAACGGTACCCTGAAAACGGTTGGCTACCAGCCGACAGGCGGAAAACATCCACGGGTCTTTGCCATAGACAGTACCGGAAAATTTGTGATCACAACCAATGCAGTGAGCGGTACTGCTACTGTATTCAGGAGAAATGCCGAAAACGGACTGTTGAAAAGAGCAGGAGGTAAGGTCAGAATGGTAGGAGTGTCTTCTGTACAAATCAGGAAGTATTAA
- a CDS encoding MFS transporter gives MLREASEQRIRLITIMAFVSIPLSGFVTDIYLPSFPSMARELSVSEKDVQITLTSYLLSYGISQLFVGAILDSIGRYRPKLLALFLLVISSILITMTNSILLICLLRILQGAAVSVLVVATRAIFVDIYDSERVKHYLSYFTIVWSCGPILAPFLGGYLEKLFNWHANFYFLAFYAGFLFLFEWFFSEESLPEKKKLNLSENIGLYKMMLRNKIFMLGIFILGLSYSIVMLFNITGPFIIENTFHFTPVVIGYCTLILGFSWMIGGFIGKKRLTLEFKPRILQPIILQLFLIISLIGISYFAESLFIMIPFAFFIHICSGILFTSFFTTSMLYFPKNAGTAGGLMGGLVYVITSVTSFIISVSGTVTEQKGLSWRYLIIASLLLGIILIMNQAVKKEKAEN, from the coding sequence ATGTTGAGAGAAGCATCTGAGCAACGCATCAGATTAATAACGATTATGGCATTTGTGTCTATCCCGCTTTCCGGGTTTGTGACAGATATTTACCTGCCGTCTTTCCCTTCTATGGCCAGAGAGCTTTCTGTTTCAGAGAAGGACGTCCAGATTACTTTGACCTCTTACCTGCTGAGTTACGGAATTTCCCAGCTGTTTGTAGGGGCAATTCTGGACAGCATCGGGCGCTACCGTCCGAAGTTACTGGCCCTTTTCCTGCTGGTGATCAGCAGTATCCTGATTACCATGACCAACAGTATCCTGCTGATCTGCCTTCTGCGGATTCTTCAGGGAGCTGCAGTATCGGTACTTGTAGTCGCTACCCGGGCTATTTTTGTGGATATTTATGATTCTGAGCGGGTGAAACATTATTTGAGCTATTTCACCATCGTATGGTCCTGTGGTCCTATCCTGGCTCCCTTTCTGGGCGGATATCTGGAAAAGCTTTTTAACTGGCATGCGAATTTTTATTTCCTTGCCTTCTATGCCGGATTTCTTTTCCTGTTTGAATGGTTCTTCAGTGAAGAAAGCCTTCCCGAGAAAAAGAAGCTGAATCTCTCGGAAAACATCGGTCTGTATAAGATGATGCTCAGAAATAAGATTTTCATGCTGGGCATTTTTATCCTGGGATTAAGCTATTCTATTGTCATGCTATTCAATATTACGGGACCTTTTATTATTGAAAATACGTTTCACTTTACCCCTGTAGTCATTGGATACTGTACCCTGATCTTAGGATTCTCATGGATGATCGGAGGTTTTATAGGGAAAAAAAGACTGACGCTGGAGTTTAAGCCGAGAATTCTGCAGCCTATTATCCTGCAGCTGTTTCTGATCATAAGCCTGATCGGCATCAGCTATTTTGCGGAAAGTCTTTTCATTATGATTCCTTTTGCCTTTTTCATTCATATCTGCTCAGGGATTCTGTTTACCTCATTCTTCACAACCAGTATGCTGTATTTCCCTAAAAATGCAGGAACTGCAGGAGGACTGATGGGAGGATTGGTGTATGTGATCACTTCAGTGACCAGTTTTATTATTTCTGTAAGCGGAACGGTAACGGAACAGAAAGGGCTGTCCTGGCGTTATCTGATCATAGCGAGTCTACTTCTGGGGATCATCCTTATTATGAACCAGGCCGTAAAAAAAGAAAAAGCAGAGAATTGA
- a CDS encoding TetR/AcrR family transcriptional regulator produces the protein MERKSAAGSIRNKERSKKKFLDAVGKILKTKGYAGLKVNDIAATAGVDKKMIYTYFGGMDGLIDEYIRSQDYWIKVTTDKIDKIIPGINDGGVAFIKEMLLSQFDYVYNSKEAQKLLLWSISEPRKSLRKLIDTQEENGEYIFDNIFDPHFKERSEDFRAVMAIMVSGLYYLNIFSSVNGSMFCGLDMNSPEGRERIKKAISFLVEQTYENL, from the coding sequence ATGGAAAGAAAATCAGCAGCAGGCAGTATCCGGAATAAGGAACGTAGTAAAAAGAAATTTCTGGATGCAGTTGGAAAAATTCTGAAAACAAAAGGTTATGCAGGATTAAAAGTAAATGATATTGCAGCTACGGCAGGTGTGGATAAAAAAATGATCTATACCTATTTTGGAGGTATGGATGGCCTGATAGACGAGTATATCCGTTCACAGGATTATTGGATCAAGGTTACCACCGACAAAATAGATAAAATTATTCCGGGTATCAATGATGGGGGCGTTGCATTCATCAAAGAAATGTTACTATCACAGTTTGATTATGTATACAATAGCAAAGAAGCACAGAAGCTGTTGCTCTGGAGTATATCCGAACCCCGCAAATCATTGAGGAAACTGATAGATACGCAGGAAGAAAACGGAGAGTATATTTTTGACAATATTTTCGATCCCCATTTTAAAGAACGTTCGGAAGATTTCCGGGCAGTCATGGCGATCATGGTTTCCGGGCTCTATTACCTGAATATTTTTTCATCGGTCAACGGAAGCATGTTTTGTGGTTTAGATATGAATTCCCCTGAAGGCCGGGAAAGAATCAAAAAAGCCATCTCTTTTTTAGTAGAGCAGACCTATGAGAATCTCTAG
- a CDS encoding Crp/Fnr family transcriptional regulator gives MIICEDLLFSNGARLEKYNAADTVFEEGTAAKYYFQIKFGTVKLNTFLEDGKEFVHGLPFDGHCIGESYLFTGHSYAVNAIAVTSCEIIKIPKDQFLKILLEKPALMLEISRYTADRLHFRYMISSFLAISDPIIKLQKLFDHLKKYFGFEEMYSFLIPYTRQQIATLTGMRVETVIRYVKKMNEQKLVRLDSTKIYY, from the coding sequence ATGATTATATGCGAAGACTTATTATTTTCAAATGGGGCCAGACTGGAAAAATATAATGCTGCAGATACCGTTTTTGAGGAAGGAACAGCTGCCAAATATTACTTTCAGATAAAATTCGGAACAGTAAAGCTGAATACTTTTTTGGAAGACGGAAAAGAATTTGTGCACGGACTTCCTTTTGACGGTCATTGTATTGGAGAAAGCTATCTGTTTACCGGGCACAGTTATGCCGTTAATGCTATTGCAGTAACCAGTTGCGAAATTATTAAGATCCCTAAAGATCAGTTTCTGAAGATCCTGCTGGAGAAACCGGCATTAATGCTTGAAATAAGCAGGTATACCGCCGACAGGCTGCATTTCCGGTACATGATTTCCAGTTTTCTCGCCATTTCAGATCCGATCATAAAGCTGCAGAAACTTTTTGATCATCTTAAAAAGTACTTCGGATTTGAAGAAATGTACTCATTCCTGATCCCTTACACCAGACAGCAAATTGCTACCCTCACCGGAATGAGAGTGGAAACCGTAATCCGTTATGTAAAAAAAATGAATGAACAGAAGCTTGTAAGGCTTGACAGTACGAAGATTTATTATTAA
- a CDS encoding universal stress protein: MKTILVPIDFTSATENAAKTAADWARQYEYQHIVLLKTAGESEFDYLHIAEGHSFVNEESINNLLKKTEMLFDHLSHMITEIAPDVKVSRILSDWALTRSINEFLKDQPSVELIVLGSDDAASSHESFVSGHIISIARTSPVKTLIVPNSYHYSTIKNILIPCDIKGIKRLERLFHHKHIIHRQDIRLMFLNINTHKKNDIDDDRKRELEEYIQQHLTEIPSSTYYSHDEDVISGILNFASGHDTDLIIALPGEHSFLYYLASRSISEGIYQNTSQPVLILK; this comes from the coding sequence ATGAAAACAATCCTTGTACCCATAGACTTTACCTCAGCTACTGAAAATGCAGCAAAAACAGCAGCAGACTGGGCCCGACAATACGAATATCAGCATATCGTTCTTCTAAAAACTGCAGGAGAATCTGAGTTTGATTACCTTCACATTGCGGAAGGACATTCTTTTGTGAATGAAGAGAGCATCAACAATCTGCTGAAAAAAACAGAAATGCTGTTTGATCACCTGAGCCATATGATCACAGAGATAGCACCGGATGTAAAGGTTTCAAGAATATTAAGCGACTGGGCTCTTACCAGAAGCATCAATGAATTTTTAAAAGACCAGCCTTCAGTAGAACTGATCGTTTTGGGAAGTGATGATGCTGCTTCATCTCATGAGAGCTTTGTTTCCGGCCATATCATAAGCATTGCAAGAACCAGCCCTGTGAAAACCCTGATCGTACCCAACAGCTATCATTACAGTACGATCAAAAATATACTGATCCCGTGCGATATCAAAGGAATCAAAAGACTGGAAAGGCTGTTTCATCACAAACACATTATCCACCGGCAGGATATCCGCCTGATGTTTTTAAATATCAATACCCATAAAAAGAATGATATTGATGATGACAGGAAAAGGGAACTTGAAGAATATATCCAGCAGCACTTAACGGAAATCCCAAGCAGTACGTATTATTCTCATGATGAAGATGTCATCAGCGGAATTCTGAACTTTGCCTCCGGACATGATACAGATCTTATCATTGCGTTGCCCGGTGAGCACAGCTTTCTGTATTATCTGGCCAGCAGAAGTATTTCAGAAGGCATTTACCAAAATACCAGCCAGCCTGTTCTGATTTTAAAATAA
- a CDS encoding lactonase family protein — MKTTISMILLMASGVKLLAQDTYVFFGSFNRDKNTEGIYVYQLDTIRGKLSKVTSFTGILNPSFLTLSPDGKYIYACTESKTKNGGSVSSFEFNPRKKSLTFINSQKSGGENPVYVSAHSNGKWLIAGNYTEGSTSVYPLSENGKIEPYTQNFQFSEGSIDPDRQDRAHIHSTVFFTRFQLCFSTRPGSG; from the coding sequence TTGAAGACTACTATAAGCATGATCCTCCTGATGGCATCAGGAGTAAAATTATTGGCTCAGGATACCTATGTATTTTTCGGATCATTTAACCGTGATAAAAACACCGAAGGAATTTATGTTTACCAGCTTGATACCATCAGGGGTAAGCTTTCGAAAGTAACCTCTTTCACAGGCATACTGAATCCGTCATTCCTCACCTTGTCTCCTGATGGGAAGTATATTTATGCCTGTACCGAAAGCAAAACAAAAAACGGCGGCAGTGTAAGCAGTTTTGAATTTAATCCCCGGAAAAAATCCCTTACATTCATCAACAGCCAGAAAAGTGGTGGTGAAAATCCGGTCTATGTATCAGCCCACAGCAATGGAAAATGGCTGATTGCCGGGAACTATACGGAGGGAAGTACTTCTGTGTATCCACTTTCAGAAAACGGAAAAATAGAACCTTACACTCAGAATTTCCAGTTTTCAGAGGGAAGTATAGACCCGGACAGGCAGGATCGTGCTCATATCCATTCCACTGTTTTTTTCACCCGATTTCAACTATGTTTTTCTACCCGACCTGGGAGCGGATAA
- a CDS encoding histone H1, whose product MKELIEKINAEFEAFTTEANQQAEKGNKAAGTRARKAALELSKLFKEFRKVSVEEAKK is encoded by the coding sequence ATGAAAGAACTAATTGAAAAAATCAACGCAGAATTTGAAGCGTTCACAACTGAAGCTAACCAGCAAGCAGAAAAAGGAAACAAAGCAGCAGGTACAAGAGCTCGTAAAGCAGCTTTAGAGCTAAGCAAACTGTTCAAAGAATTTAGAAAAGTTTCTGTAGAAGAAGCTAAAAAATAA
- a CDS encoding MarR family winged helix-turn-helix transcriptional regulator: MAAEQYSISELALELGLAMSEMKSRLRQKIQTSINAFDPDLSFELIEILGLLSRNDGMNQQEIGNKVSKDKSSITYLINSLVQRNLVERIAYKNDRRNKQIFLTPKGKEIVETVYPWALDLYKKAAGDLDPEEISNALLLVKKMTANLE, encoded by the coding sequence ATGGCAGCAGAACAATACAGTATTTCAGAACTTGCCCTGGAACTGGGGCTGGCAATGAGCGAAATGAAAAGTCGTTTGCGGCAGAAGATCCAGACCAGCATCAATGCATTTGACCCGGATCTTTCTTTTGAACTGATTGAAATTCTGGGGCTTCTATCCCGTAATGACGGAATGAACCAACAGGAAATCGGGAATAAGGTAAGTAAAGACAAATCAAGCATCACTTACCTGATCAACAGCCTTGTACAGCGTAACCTCGTTGAACGGATAGCCTACAAAAACGACCGGAGGAATAAGCAGATCTTTCTTACTCCCAAAGGAAAAGAGATTGTAGAAACCGTTTATCCGTGGGCATTGGACCTTTATAAAAAAGCTGCCGGCGACCTTGATCCGGAAGAGATCAGCAATGCGCTGCTTCTGGTAAAAAAAATGACTGCAAATCTCGAATAA
- a CDS encoding helix-turn-helix domain-containing protein — MSDQLETIEDYYNRIRKNQIKVFDTDDFETGKSHFNISMRKYCSFRSPYNRRDYYKVSFIIGKGTFQYGPHQLYIDRPVLFFPSPNIPYSWECEGEQEGYFCLFNQEFFHGNPEFNLFKKTSLFKEWSQPIVFLTEEQTLLATLYFEQMYKLNNSPYPYRCSSIKNHLASVLHLALENRVDDVHPSELPANVRLYRLFDELLNKQFPLDSPAYPLALRTPSDFASHLNVHVNHLNSSVKSVTNLTTTQIIKERMFEESKNLLKYTNWDISQIGYTLGFDQPSHFNNFFKKHARTSPLKFKNSF; from the coding sequence ATGAGTGACCAGCTGGAAACCATAGAGGATTATTACAACCGCATCCGCAAAAACCAGATAAAAGTATTTGATACGGATGATTTTGAAACGGGTAAATCGCATTTCAACATCTCCATGCGGAAGTATTGCAGCTTCAGGAGCCCGTACAACCGCAGAGATTATTATAAGGTCAGTTTTATTATAGGAAAAGGAACATTTCAGTACGGCCCTCACCAGTTGTATATTGACCGTCCGGTTCTTTTCTTCCCCTCTCCCAATATTCCTTATTCATGGGAATGTGAAGGTGAGCAGGAAGGGTATTTCTGCCTGTTTAACCAGGAGTTTTTTCATGGAAATCCAGAGTTCAACCTGTTCAAAAAGACTTCACTTTTTAAGGAATGGAGCCAACCTATCGTCTTCCTTACTGAGGAGCAGACTTTGCTGGCCACCCTGTATTTTGAGCAGATGTATAAACTTAACAATTCTCCTTATCCTTACCGTTGCAGCAGCATCAAGAATCATCTGGCCTCTGTTCTGCATCTGGCACTGGAAAACCGGGTGGACGACGTACATCCCAGTGAACTTCCGGCTAACGTAAGGCTGTACCGTTTATTCGACGAACTTCTTAACAAACAGTTTCCGCTGGATTCTCCGGCCTACCCTTTAGCTTTACGAACTCCGTCTGATTTTGCCAGCCATCTTAACGTGCATGTGAATCATTTGAATTCATCGGTAAAATCCGTTACCAACCTCACTACCACGCAGATCATCAAAGAGAGAATGTTTGAAGAGTCTAAAAATCTGCTGAAGTATACCAACTGGGATATTTCTCAAATTGGGTATACTTTAGGTTTTGACCAGCCCTCTCACTTCAACAACTTTTTTAAGAAGCACGCCCGGACTTCGCCTTTAAAATTTAAGAATTCATTTTAA
- a CDS encoding TetR/AcrR family transcriptional regulator, protein MERKSSAGSIRNKERSKKRFLGAVGKILKTKGFTGLKVNDIAAKAGVDKKMIYMYFGGIDGLIDEYIRSQDFWMKATPEEFEKYKPQILHDGQLFTVNMLLSQLDYIYNNKEAQKLLVWGLSEPRKSLKKLSDIREENGERIFRLLKDTFGERLDDFRAVMAIMISGMYYLNLYASMNGSIFCGLDLNTPEGREHIKRATSFLVKQSYEHL, encoded by the coding sequence ATGGAAAGAAAATCATCAGCAGGCAGCATCCGGAATAAGGAAAGGAGTAAAAAAAGATTCCTGGGTGCCGTTGGAAAAATACTGAAAACAAAAGGCTTTACAGGATTAAAGGTAAATGACATCGCAGCGAAAGCAGGAGTAGACAAAAAAATGATTTACATGTATTTTGGCGGGATCGATGGCCTGATCGATGAATATATCCGTTCACAGGATTTTTGGATGAAGGCAACTCCTGAAGAATTTGAAAAATATAAGCCGCAAATACTTCACGACGGACAATTGTTTACGGTAAACATGCTGCTCTCACAACTGGATTATATTTACAATAATAAGGAAGCCCAGAAATTATTGGTCTGGGGGTTGTCTGAGCCCCGGAAATCATTAAAAAAACTGTCTGATATACGGGAAGAGAATGGAGAACGTATTTTCAGACTGCTGAAGGATACCTTCGGAGAACGGCTGGATGATTTTCGTGCAGTCATGGCCATTATGATTTCAGGGATGTATTATCTGAACCTGTATGCTTCCATGAACGGCAGTATTTTTTGCGGGCTGGACCTCAATACCCCGGAAGGTCGGGAACACATCAAAAGAGCCACCTCTTTTTTAGTAAAACAGTCCTATGAGCATCTGTAA
- a CDS encoding aminotransferase-like domain-containing protein — protein MKPYKYEIFTSVIEEQIRNGAVKENDRLPSVREIRKTYRLSTSSVQSGFEYLLIRGLIKSSPRSGYFVAAQTQNGEHRKTDRLPPVVRNEAFMKNMMLTSKRISEAGFFNAAAPGDLLIPQKLILRTMQEVIREKGASLLRYYPSNGLEPLRYQIAKQMNRYGCLLNPDELIITDGALQALTIALKSVTKPGDIVAVDSPCVFSVLEVITNLELKVVEIPVSCDSGFDLESFRTACEENDIRALVVTPNFHNPTGTLMSDSTKKDLLGIAENYRVSIIENDMYSDLYFGEKRPCSIKSFDTKGLVMMYSSFSKTLAPGIRLGWLYAGDLYSKAERVKFSLGRSVSPVYQELILKLLQGSSYERHLRTFRRKLNDQAVQLSGVLKKYFPYGSCFYKPEGGYSIWAQLTEKTDMELFYQYCEKHGIMFTPGETFSFSGSYSHYFRIVFSERITAESISLLESAGRKAKELLL, from the coding sequence ATGAAGCCTTATAAATATGAAATTTTTACATCGGTTATAGAAGAACAGATCCGTAATGGAGCTGTAAAGGAAAACGACCGTCTTCCATCTGTCCGGGAAATCAGGAAAACATACCGGCTGAGCACAAGTTCCGTTCAGAGCGGTTTTGAATACTTGCTGATCAGAGGACTCATTAAAAGCAGCCCACGGTCCGGTTATTTTGTGGCAGCCCAAACCCAAAACGGGGAACACAGGAAAACAGACCGGCTCCCACCGGTTGTCAGGAATGAGGCATTTATGAAAAATATGATGCTGACCTCCAAAAGGATTTCCGAAGCCGGTTTCTTTAATGCTGCAGCTCCCGGTGACCTGCTCATTCCCCAGAAATTAATTCTGAGAACCATGCAGGAAGTGATCCGTGAAAAAGGCGCATCTCTTCTCAGATATTATCCTTCCAACGGGCTTGAGCCTTTAAGATATCAGATCGCAAAACAGATGAACAGGTATGGCTGTCTGCTGAATCCTGATGAGCTGATCATAACCGATGGTGCCTTACAGGCCCTCACCATTGCATTGAAATCTGTGACCAAACCAGGAGATATAGTGGCTGTAGACAGCCCGTGTGTATTTTCTGTCCTGGAAGTTATCACTAATCTGGAACTGAAGGTCGTTGAAATCCCGGTCTCCTGCGACAGTGGTTTTGATCTGGAATCCTTCCGTACAGCTTGTGAAGAAAATGATATCCGTGCTCTGGTCGTCACTCCGAATTTTCATAATCCTACAGGAACCCTCATGAGCGATAGTACCAAGAAAGATCTGCTGGGCATTGCTGAAAACTACCGGGTAAGCATTATAGAAAATGATATGTATTCCGACCTCTATTTTGGAGAGAAAAGACCCTGCAGCATCAAAAGTTTTGATACTAAAGGGCTGGTCATGATGTATTCTTCATTTTCAAAGACACTGGCACCCGGTATCCGTTTAGGATGGCTGTATGCCGGAGATCTTTATTCAAAAGCAGAAAGGGTGAAATTCAGTTTGGGAAGATCGGTTTCGCCCGTTTACCAGGAACTGATTCTTAAACTTTTGCAAGGCAGCAGCTATGAAAGGCATCTGCGGACATTCAGGAGAAAACTGAATGATCAGGCTGTTCAGTTATCCGGTGTACTGAAAAAATATTTTCCCTACGGTTCATGTTTTTATAAGCCGGAAGGAGGGTATAGTATCTGGGCACAACTAACGGAAAAGACAGATATGGAGCTGTTTTATCAGTATTGCGAAAAACATGGCATCATGTTTACTCCCGGGGAGACCTTCTCTTTTTCTGGCTCATACAGTCATTATTTCCGGATTGTTTTTTCAGAAAGAATTACGGCAGAAAGTATATCCCTATTGGAAAGTGCAGGCAGAAAAGCAAAAGAACTGCTCTTGTGA
- a CDS encoding M1 family aminopeptidase: MVKKLFILALLLPLLAYSQNSIRYKIFYNDDLERNGLKVQVDYTLKKPSDTLSFYFANENWGEKNLFNTLTLLKEENPDIGFETQPEKSRIKINMKEGNKVSFIYHIRQDFKDPSYTIFNRPRINNTFFHVLGKNLFMVPLSFTKNPEDREFEFSVEWLEFPAKFRLHNNFATQARAQNIKTTLWDGFYNSLFTGGDYRFYSFKVQNKPVYFALRDQWHNGFTDDFLFSNLKKAVQSQRDFWKDYDQNYFTVTMTPTVSQKDSLFKGYSTTGSAIKNAFMIQGTNNPFNDKNSYLYLLHHELMHEWIGNKIQNKNEELNYWFSEGFTDYYTYKNRLRIKDISADEWLRLFNSEVIRNHWKNPQRDIPNYKIKDDFWKSRDVEKVPYRRGAIFAFWLDNQILLKSRYRKSLDDLMRELLKKCTEKKLKFTDELFLDLVQQYLDRDITYFFQKHIISGEDIDLTREKWIDGFEFKNMEAIPQLEIDRTKNLKYAISEVK; this comes from the coding sequence ATGGTAAAAAAATTATTCATCCTGGCCTTGCTGCTGCCCCTGCTCGCCTATTCTCAGAATAGCATCCGCTATAAAATATTTTATAATGATGACCTTGAGCGAAACGGACTGAAAGTACAGGTTGATTATACTCTTAAAAAACCATCTGATACCCTTTCCTTTTATTTTGCCAATGAAAACTGGGGCGAGAAAAATCTTTTCAATACTCTTACCCTGTTAAAAGAGGAGAACCCGGACATCGGTTTTGAAACCCAGCCGGAAAAGAGCAGAATAAAAATCAATATGAAAGAGGGAAATAAAGTTTCCTTTATTTATCATATCAGACAGGATTTTAAAGATCCGAGCTATACCATATTCAACCGCCCAAGAATCAATAATACGTTCTTTCATGTATTGGGTAAAAACCTTTTCATGGTCCCCCTGTCATTTACCAAAAATCCGGAAGACAGGGAATTTGAATTTTCAGTTGAATGGCTGGAATTCCCGGCAAAATTCAGGCTTCATAATAATTTTGCCACCCAGGCCAGGGCCCAGAATATCAAAACTACGCTTTGGGATGGGTTCTACAACTCACTGTTTACAGGAGGTGACTATAGGTTTTACTCTTTTAAAGTACAGAACAAGCCGGTTTATTTTGCCTTAAGAGATCAGTGGCACAACGGATTTACAGATGATTTCTTATTTTCAAACCTAAAAAAAGCAGTACAGTCCCAAAGGGATTTCTGGAAAGATTATGACCAGAATTACTTCACCGTTACCATGACGCCTACCGTTTCACAGAAAGACAGCCTTTTCAAAGGATACAGTACAACAGGGTCTGCCATTAAAAATGCTTTTATGATCCAGGGCACCAATAATCCTTTTAATGATAAGAATTCTTACCTTTATCTTCTTCACCATGAGCTGATGCATGAATGGATCGGAAATAAGATCCAGAATAAAAATGAAGAGCTCAATTATTGGTTCAGTGAAGGCTTTACCGACTATTACACCTATAAAAACAGGTTACGCATCAAAGATATTTCTGCTGACGAATGGCTCAGGTTATTCAACAGTGAGGTGATCAGGAACCACTGGAAAAATCCGCAGCGGGACATTCCGAATTATAAGATAAAAGATGATTTCTGGAAAAGCCGTGATGTAGAAAAGGTACCGTACCGGCGGGGGGCCATTTTTGCTTTCTGGCTGGATAATCAGATCCTGCTGAAATCCCGCTACAGAAAATCCCTGGACGACCTGATGCGTGAATTGCTGAAGAAATGTACGGAAAAGAAACTGAAATTTACGGATGAACTGTTTCTGGATCTAGTACAGCAATATCTGGATAGAGACATTACCTATTTCTTTCAGAAGCATATCATTTCCGGGGAAGATATTGATCTTACCAGAGAAAAATGGATTGACGGCTTTGAGTTTAAAAACATGGAAGCTATACCGCAGCTGGAAATTGACAGGACCAAAAATCTGAAATATGCAATAAGTGAAGTAAAATAA
- a CDS encoding TetR/AcrR family transcriptional regulator: MERKSSAGRIRNKERSKKRFLDAVGKILKTKGYAGLKVNDIAKAAGVDKKMIYTYFGGMDGLIDEYIRSQDYWIKVTTEKVDKIIPETSDGGELFIKEMLLSQFDYVYSNKEAQKLLLWSISEPRKSLRKLIDAQEENGEYIFDNIFNPHFKERSADFRAVMAIMVSGLYYLNIFSSVNGSIFCGLDVNSADGREKIKKAISFLVGQTYKNL; this comes from the coding sequence ATGGAAAGAAAGTCATCAGCAGGCCGTATCCGGAATAAGGAACGCAGTAAAAAGAGATTCTTGGATGCGGTGGGAAAAATTCTGAAAACGAAAGGATATGCAGGATTAAAAGTAAATGATATTGCAAAAGCGGCAGGTGTAGATAAGAAAATGATTTATACCTATTTTGGCGGTATGGATGGCCTCATAGACGAGTATATCCGCTCACAGGATTATTGGATCAAAGTGACAACAGAAAAGGTAGATAAGATCATTCCGGAGACCAGTGACGGAGGAGAACTATTTATCAAAGAAATGCTATTGTCACAGTTTGATTATGTATACAGTAATAAAGAAGCACAAAAGCTACTGCTCTGGAGTATTTCCGAACCCCGTAAATCATTGAGGAAACTTATTGACGCGCAGGAAGAGAACGGGGAATATATTTTTGACAATATTTTCAATCCGCACTTCAAAGAACGTTCCGCTGATTTTCGGGCAGTCATGGCGATCATGGTTTCAGGACTGTATTACCTGAACATCTTTTCTTCTGTAAACGGAAGTATTTTCTGCGGATTGGATGTGAACTCTGCTGATGGCCGGGAAAAAATCAAAAAAGCGATATCCTTTTTAGTAGGACAGACCTATAAAAATCTGTAA